Proteins found in one Neomonachus schauinslandi chromosome 1, ASM220157v2, whole genome shotgun sequence genomic segment:
- the PDE12 gene encoding 2',5'-phosphodiesterase 12: protein MWRLPGSRAALRGVRSAVERHTRAEAATETAGAMERAVVRCVPSEPKLSLSFALADGSHKNMQRDQSEPLGRALSRIATNALKGHAKAAAAKKSRKNRPNASGGVACAEPGPEPAAACEPVVKLYYREEAVAEDVLNVDAWQDGAVLQIGDVKYKVERNPPAFTELQLPRYIMAGFPVCPKLSLEFGDPASSAFRWYKEAKPGAAEPEGGGPSSLSPSSPSPSWTETGVNERVYTPSNADIGLRLKLHCTPGNGQRFGPSRELESVCPVEAGPGTCTFDHRHLYTKKVTDDSLIRTVSYNLLADTYAQTEFSRSVLYPYCAPYALELDYRQNLIQKELTGYNADLICLQEVDRSVFTDSLVPALEAFGLEGVFRIKQHEGLATFYRKAKFTLLSQHDISFHEALESDPLHKDLLEKLVLYPSAQERVLQRSSVLQVSVLQSTKDSSKRICVANTHLYWHPKGGYIRLIQMAVALAHIRHVSCDLYAGIPVIFCGDFNSTPSTGMYHFVVNGSIPEDHEDWASNGEEERCNMSLTHFFKLKSACGEPAYTNYVGGFHGCLDYIFIDLNALEVEQVIPLPSHEEVTTHQALPSVSHPSDHIALVCDLKWK, encoded by the exons ATGTGGAGGCTCCCAGGTTCCCGCGCCGCGCTTCGTGGGGTCCGCTCGGCGGTGGAGCGGCATACTCGGGCCGAGGCGGCGACTGAGACAGCGGGCGCCATGGAGCGCGCTGTAGTGCGGTGTGTGCCCTCGGAGCCTAAGCTAAGCCTGTCGTTCGCGCTGGCCGACGGCAGCCACAAGAACATGCAGCGAGACCAAAGCGAGCCGCTGGGTCGGGCCCTCAGCCGGATAGCAACCAATGCCCTCAAAGGTCACGCTAAGGCGGCCGCCGCCAAAAAGAGCAGGAAGAACCGGCCAAATGCAAGTGGCGGCGTGGCCTGTGCGGAGCCTGGGCCGGAGCCGGCTGCGGCCTGCGAGCCCGTGGTGAAGCTGTACTACCGGGAGGAGGCAGTGGCTGAAGACGTGCTCAACGTGGACGCCTGGCAGGACGGCGCGGTGCTGCAGATCGGCGATGTCAAGTACAAGGTGGAGCGCAACCCGCCCGCCTTCACCGAGCTTCAGTTGCCACGCTACATCATGGCCGGTTTCCCGGTGTGCCCCAAGCTCAGCCTCGAATTTGGAGATCCCGCCAGCTCCGCCTTCCGTTGGTACAAGGAAGCCAAACCCGGAGCGGCAGAGCCTGAGGGTGGGGGCCCCTCGTCATTGTCTCCCTCTTCACCCTCTCCCAGTTGGACGGAGACGGGTGTGAACGAGCGTGTCTACACGCCGTCCAATGCCGACATCGGGCTCCGACTCAAGCTTCATTGCACCCCAGGCAATGGGCAGCGCTTCGGGCCCAGCCGGGAGTTGGAAAGTGTGTGTCCCGTGGAGGCTGGGCCTGGCACCTGCACCTTTGACCACCGGCATCTCTACACCAAGAAGGTGACGGACGACTCTCTCATCCGCACGGTCTCTTACAACCTCCTGGCCGACACGTACGCCCAGACTGAGTTTTCGAGGAGTGTCCTGTACCCGTACTGTGCCCCTTATGCCCTGGAACTCGACTACCGCCAGAACCTTATCCAGAAGGAGCTCACGGGCTACAACGCTGACCTCATCTGTTTGCAAGAGGTTGATCGCAGCGTGTTTACAGACAGCTTGGTGCCGGCCCTCGAGGCCTTTGGGCTGGAGGGCGTGTTTAGAATCAAGCAGCACGAAGGCCTGGCTACTTTCTACCGAAAGGCCAAATTCACTCTCCTTAGCCAGCATGACATTTCTTTCCACGAAGCCCTGGAGTCCGACCCACTTCACAAAGACCTGCTGGAGAAACTCGTTTTGTACCCGTCTGCGCAGGAGAGGGTGCTCCAGAGATCTTCTGTCCTCCAG GTTTCTGTTCTTCAGTCTACAAAGGACTCTTCTAAAAGGATATGTGTTGCTAATACCCATCTCTACTGGCATCCAAAAG GTGGGTACATTCGTCTCATTCAAATGGCAGTAGCCTTGGCTCACATTCGACATGTCTCGTGTGACCTGTATGCTGGCATACCGGTTATATTTTGTGGAGACTTTAATAGTACCCCATCAACAGGAATGTATCATTTTGTTGTCAATGGCAGCATCCCAGAGGATCATGAAGACTGGGCTTCCAATGGGGAAGAGGAACGGTGCAACATGTCCCTTACCCATTTCTTCAAACTGAAAAGTGCTTGTGGTGAACCTGCTTACACAAATTACGTTGGTGGCTTTCATGGATGTCTGGATTACATTTTCATTGACTTAAATGCTCTAGAGGTTGAACAGGTGATTCCATTACC